The genomic stretch ATCCTGGCGGAAGTGTATTGTAATTGTGCTGGTTTTATTGCACAATAACCGTTTTTGACTTGACTCTAATGATGACACTGAGATGTTTTTAAGTTATCTATTCAACACATGCTTTCTTCATAAATACATGTTGTGCCTTTTCTTCCAGCAATGTTTCTATATCTTGTTGGCTTGATTGCACTTGTAGCCCTGTACCGGTGGTACAGAGAGACGAAAAGGGTTCCAAACGTATCTGACAAATACGTGTACATCACTGGTTGTGATTCCGGCTTTGGAAACTTGTTGGCCAAACGATTGGATGAACTAGGCTACCATGTGATTGCTGCCTGCTTTACAGAGAAGGGCGAAGATGATCTGAAAAAAAGTTCATCTAAAAAGCTTATGACAATTCATGTTGATGTGACAAATTCTGAAAGCATTCAGAAAGCTGCAGCGTTTATAAAGTCCAAAGTTGGAGAAGCAGGTAAgttatttgtttagtttgttaataataagggatttaaaaaaaaacaacgctcATGACCAACAACTCATGCTAAACCTTGTATTTATCAATCTGTTCAGGTAGCtcttgtgctgttttgttttctaggtCTGTGGGGTCTTGTCAACAATGCTGGCCTATCTGTGCCTGCTGGTCAATGTGACTGGCTGACAATACAGGACTACAAAAAAATGCTGGATGTGAATTTGATGGGAGTAATAGAGGTGACACTAAGTGTTATCCCACTCATTAAGAAATCCCAAGGGAGAATTGTAAATGTTGCTAGTGTCTTTGGAAGAATAAGCCCAGTTGGTGGAGCttactgtatttctaaatatGGTGTTGAGGCCTTTAATGACAGTCTGaggtaggctttttttttgtgatatgttTTATAACCTTGCAGTGCACTTCATTTTTTGTGTCTTTGACCTCGTTCACACTACTGGGCTGGTCCAGGGCCGCCTCAGGGCCACCCCAttaggtctgcaaccctgttcacatttgcagtt from Polyodon spathula isolate WHYD16114869_AA chromosome 11, ASM1765450v1, whole genome shotgun sequence encodes the following:
- the LOC121322654 gene encoding retinol dehydrogenase 7-like; this translates as MFLYLVGLIALVALYRWYRETKRVPNVSDKYVYITGCDSGFGNLLAKRLDELGYHVIAACFTEKGEDDLKKSSSKKLMTIHVDVTNSESIQKAAAFIKSKVGEAGLWGLVNNAGLSVPAGQCDWLTIQDYKKMLDVNLMGVIEVTLSVIPLIKKSQGRIVNVASVFGRISPVGGAYCISKYGVEAFNDSLRRNLKDFGIKVLCIEPGFFKTAVTNTEIMEKNIHNLWEKLPQEVKDDYGSDYVEKVLKLMKEQMPKLSDPDLMKVVSCMEHAISAVYPRTRYSPGWDAKLFWLPLSYMPTLIADYVLARDNVKPAKAVV